Proteins co-encoded in one Coprobacter tertius genomic window:
- a CDS encoding 1-deoxy-D-xylulose-5-phosphate reductoisomerase: MKKQLAILGSTGSIGTQALDVVSDHPDLFEIYALTANNHVERLIEQARKFVPEAVVIANEDHYHSLKEALADLPIKIYAGTDAIAQIVESAPIDIVLTAMVGYAGLRPTIRAIKSKKTIALANKETLVVAGELIKQLALENKTPVIPVDSEHSAIFQCLAGETHNPIEKIILTASGGPFRTFPKEALCNVTLHDALKHPKWKMGAKITIDSATMMNKGFEVIEAKWLFDVKPEQIEVAVHPQSIVHSMIEFQDGAIKAQLGIPDMKLPIRYAFSYPNRLKYNGKKLCIEEYAQLTFERPDIGKFPLLGFAYEAMKVGGNMPCILNAANEVAVNAFLKEKISYLQIADLIADTMQRVSYIKSPSYEDYVHTDTEARKIAIEQLTVI; this comes from the coding sequence ATGAAAAAGCAACTCGCAATATTGGGATCGACCGGTTCTATCGGTACACAAGCACTTGATGTGGTATCGGATCATCCCGACTTATTTGAAATATATGCATTGACGGCTAACAATCACGTAGAACGGCTTATCGAACAGGCCCGAAAATTCGTACCCGAAGCTGTCGTTATAGCTAATGAAGATCACTATCATTCTTTAAAAGAGGCTTTAGCCGACCTGCCGATAAAAATATATGCAGGAACGGATGCTATTGCGCAAATTGTCGAATCGGCTCCTATAGATATAGTGCTCACCGCTATGGTAGGATATGCAGGACTACGCCCTACGATCCGAGCCATCAAATCGAAAAAAACAATTGCCCTTGCCAATAAAGAAACGCTGGTGGTAGCCGGCGAACTAATAAAACAACTGGCATTAGAAAATAAAACGCCGGTAATTCCTGTCGACTCTGAACATTCGGCTATTTTTCAATGTTTGGCAGGAGAAACACACAATCCTATCGAAAAAATTATTCTTACTGCTTCCGGAGGTCCGTTTCGCACATTCCCCAAAGAAGCACTCTGCAACGTAACATTGCATGATGCACTAAAACATCCTAAATGGAAAATGGGGGCTAAAATCACCATTGATTCCGCCACAATGATGAATAAAGGATTTGAAGTCATCGAAGCTAAATGGCTATTCGATGTAAAACCCGAACAGATAGAAGTTGCCGTACATCCTCAATCGATTGTACATTCGATGATTGAATTTCAAGATGGTGCCATAAAAGCGCAATTAGGCATTCCTGACATGAAACTACCGATACGTTATGCCTTCTCTTATCCCAATCGTTTAAAATATAATGGAAAAAAACTTTGTATAGAAGAATATGCGCAACTTACATTCGAACGTCCCGACATCGGTAAATTTCCTTTATTGGGATTTGCATACGAAGCTATGAAAGTCGGAGGGAATATGCCCTGTATACTGAATGCCGCAAACGAAGTCGCTGTAAATGCTTTTCTGAAAGAAAAAATAAGCTACCTACAAATTGCAGACCTTATTGCCGATACTATGCAACGAGTATCTTATATAAAGTCACCCAGCTACGAAGATTATGTACATACCGATACAGAAGCACGCAAAATAGCTATAGAACAATTAACTGTGATTTAA
- a CDS encoding murein hydrolase activator EnvC family protein, with the protein MHKKYKLRSFWKKMRSKYKLSFFNENTLEEVWTFRLSRLGAFLFFCALVFVIFITATYLIAGTPLRTLLPGYLKSETRDLIIDNALRIDSLSNEIELKDAYLKNLTRILTGDIKIDSMQQIKDSLLSFPNDSFLSRSDITTEFVQEYAQEEKYMLNVLNHNIPTDGFIFYPPVKGSVMQKFDPQKGHFGIDILPANNTPVSATLEGTVISAHYTAENDYVIELQHNNNFISIYKYNGALLKSVGDKVQSGENIAMTLSAKKEDGDPRPMIEFQLWHMGIPLNPVDYIDF; encoded by the coding sequence ATGCATAAAAAATATAAACTACGCTCTTTCTGGAAAAAGATGCGATCGAAATACAAACTATCTTTTTTTAATGAAAACACATTAGAAGAAGTATGGACTTTTCGACTTTCCCGTTTAGGGGCATTTCTTTTTTTCTGCGCTTTAGTATTCGTTATTTTCATAACAGCTACTTATTTAATAGCAGGGACACCGTTACGTACTTTATTGCCGGGATATCTTAAATCGGAAACTCGAGATTTGATTATCGATAATGCATTACGTATCGATTCTCTATCTAATGAAATAGAACTCAAAGACGCTTATTTAAAAAATCTCACACGCATACTCACCGGTGATATAAAGATCGATTCGATGCAACAAATAAAAGATTCCCTGTTATCCTTTCCCAACGACTCTTTCCTCAGCCGATCCGATATAACGACCGAATTCGTACAAGAATATGCACAAGAAGAAAAATACATGCTAAATGTACTAAATCACAATATTCCGACCGATGGATTTATTTTTTATCCTCCGGTTAAAGGGTCGGTAATGCAAAAGTTCGATCCTCAAAAAGGCCATTTCGGAATCGATATATTACCGGCTAACAATACTCCCGTTTCTGCAACCCTCGAAGGCACAGTCATTTCGGCCCACTATACCGCCGAAAACGACTATGTTATAGAATTACAACATAACAACAATTTTATTTCGATTTATAAATATAATGGAGCATTACTGAAATCGGTCGGGGATAAAGTTCAAAGCGGAGAAAACATAGCGATGACACTTTCTGCTAAAAAAGAAGACGGTGACCCCAGACCTATGATCGAATTCCAATTATGGCATATGGGCATCCCCCTTAATCCGGTAGATTATATCGATTTTTAA
- a CDS encoding OmpA family protein, which produces MKTKHIFYSMALALIASWAYIESGAAQVAVVEAEEVSVTEVVPGKVHYYSPKVGNNWYISLGAGAQTFLTEHKGDAQYTLAMSFALGKWITPYVGIRINAMGGSLHSLWPDKTHMFHTRYAAVYGDLMWDLTNALGGYNERRVVSVIPFAGVGGIYGFHNPEANRKTYGFPVSIGMKINFRLGHYVDFFLEGRANAMTDQFNGVIQGRQIESIVSAIGGLTVKFGKERFVAYDAYADRMVINGLNNRVNELRSQLEVCESRECPPCPEQEVVVQEVIAEVPQNCNTDLAAVVRFRINSAVVSNEEMVNVYNIAQWMKKNPDCNVMVSGYADKETGTPAYNLSLSKKRAEAVVKILTSKYGINANRIHMEGMGSNKQPYPNNNNWNRVVIFSGKAAK; this is translated from the coding sequence ATGAAAACAAAGCACATTTTTTATTCAATGGCATTGGCTTTGATTGCCTCTTGGGCCTATATCGAGAGTGGAGCGGCTCAAGTGGCCGTGGTTGAAGCGGAGGAAGTATCCGTTACGGAAGTGGTCCCCGGTAAAGTACATTATTATTCGCCTAAAGTTGGTAACAACTGGTATATATCGTTAGGAGCAGGTGCTCAGACTTTTCTGACTGAACACAAAGGTGATGCACAATATACATTGGCTATGAGTTTTGCTCTGGGTAAATGGATTACTCCTTATGTGGGGATTCGTATTAACGCTATGGGTGGTTCGTTACATTCTTTATGGCCCGATAAAACTCATATGTTCCATACAAGATATGCAGCTGTTTACGGTGATTTAATGTGGGATCTTACCAATGCCTTAGGCGGTTATAACGAGCGCCGTGTCGTATCCGTCATTCCGTTTGCCGGTGTGGGGGGTATTTACGGATTCCATAATCCCGAAGCCAATCGTAAAACTTATGGTTTTCCGGTTTCTATCGGTATGAAAATAAATTTCCGTCTGGGTCATTATGTAGATTTCTTCTTGGAAGGTCGTGCAAATGCCATGACAGACCAATTTAACGGTGTAATTCAGGGAAGACAGATTGAATCGATCGTATCGGCTATCGGAGGTCTTACCGTTAAATTCGGTAAAGAACGTTTTGTTGCATATGATGCTTATGCAGATCGAATGGTTATAAATGGGTTGAATAATCGCGTTAACGAATTGCGTTCACAACTCGAAGTTTGTGAATCTCGTGAATGTCCGCCTTGTCCCGAACAAGAAGTCGTTGTTCAGGAAGTTATTGCCGAAGTTCCGCAGAATTGTAATACCGACTTGGCAGCAGTAGTACGTTTCCGTATCAACAGTGCCGTTGTATCTAACGAGGAAATGGTAAATGTTTATAATATCGCACAATGGATGAAGAAAAATCCCGATTGTAATGTTATGGTTTCGGGCTATGCCGATAAAGAAACAGGTACTCCGGCTTATAATCTGTCGTTGAGTAAAAAACGTGCCGAAGCCGTTGTTAAGATACTTACCAGCAAATACGGTATTAATGCAAATCGCATACATATGGAAGGTATGGGAAGCAATAAACAGCCTTATCCTAACAATAATAACTGGAACCGTGTGGTAATTTTCTCTGGAAAAGCTGCTAAATAA
- the leuB gene encoding 3-isopropylmalate dehydrogenase yields the protein MKMNIAILPGDGIGPEIVSQALQVTEAVCKKFGHDLTYKHALVGACAIEQTGNPYPDETHELCMQSDAVLFGAIGDPKYDNNPSAKVRPEQGLLGMRKKLGLYANIRPVTTFETLIHKSPLRTDIVTGTDLMCIRELTGGIYFGRPQGRSEDNNVAFDSCVYSREEIKRIVELAYKYARQRKKKVTIVDKANVLCTSRLWREVAQEIEKQNPDITTEYMFVDNAAMQLIQWPNRFDVIVTENMFGDILTDEASVITGSLGMLPSASIGLHTSVFEPIHGSYPQAAGKDIANPIATILSAALMFEYAFGLMDEGRVIRTAVDESIKAGVVTEDIASGDKSYKTSEVGKWIKEYILNK from the coding sequence ATGAAAATGAACATTGCCATACTCCCGGGTGACGGGATCGGTCCCGAAATCGTATCACAAGCATTACAGGTAACCGAAGCCGTTTGTAAAAAATTCGGTCACGACCTTACTTATAAACATGCATTAGTAGGAGCCTGCGCCATTGAACAAACAGGAAATCCCTACCCTGACGAAACTCATGAGCTCTGTATGCAATCAGATGCCGTACTATTCGGAGCAATCGGCGATCCCAAATACGATAACAATCCGTCCGCTAAAGTGCGTCCCGAACAGGGATTATTGGGGATGAGAAAAAAATTAGGACTTTATGCCAATATCCGCCCGGTAACGACTTTCGAAACCCTGATACATAAATCGCCTTTACGTACCGACATCGTTACCGGCACCGACCTCATGTGTATACGCGAACTTACCGGAGGTATTTATTTTGGGCGGCCGCAAGGCAGAAGCGAGGATAATAACGTTGCTTTCGACTCTTGTGTTTATAGCAGAGAAGAAATAAAACGTATTGTAGAACTCGCCTATAAATACGCCCGCCAACGTAAAAAAAAGGTAACGATTGTAGATAAAGCCAATGTTTTGTGTACTTCGAGACTCTGGCGTGAAGTAGCTCAGGAAATAGAAAAACAAAATCCGGATATAACGACCGAATATATGTTTGTCGACAATGCGGCTATGCAACTGATACAATGGCCAAATCGTTTCGATGTAATTGTAACTGAAAATATGTTTGGCGACATCCTGACCGATGAAGCATCGGTTATAACCGGTTCCTTGGGAATGCTTCCTTCTGCATCCATAGGCTTGCACACATCGGTGTTCGAACCCATCCACGGATCTTATCCGCAGGCAGCAGGAAAAGACATAGCAAATCCTATCGCAACGATATTGTCGGCTGCACTGATGTTCGAATATGCTTTCGGGCTTATGGATGAAGGCCGTGTAATACGCACGGCAGTAGATGAATCCATTAAGGCAGGTGTGGTAACAGAAGATATTGCTTCGGGAGACAAATCATACAAAACGTCTGAAGTAGGGAAATGGATTAAAGAATATATTTTAAATAAATAA
- a CDS encoding alpha-isopropylmalate synthase regulatory domain-containing protein, protein MQIEILDTTLRDGEQTSGVSFAVQEKLSIARLLLEELKVDRIEIASARVSEGEFEAVKRVCDWAAKRGHAEKVEILGFIDGGISVEWIKKAGGKVINLLCKGSLKHCEQQLRKTPFQHIEDIKKVINQAIANKLSVNIYLEDWSNGMSQSPEYVYSLIETLHTEPIKRFMLPDTLGVLNPYQTFEFCRDMVKKYPGLHFDFHAHNDYDLAVANVFSAVKAGVKGIHCTINGLGERAGNAPLSSVLAVLHDQLNIHTHIAENKVNQVSRVVESYSGIRIPANKPVIGEHVFTQCAGVHADGDSKNNLYFNELLPERFGRTREYALGKTSGKANIRKNLEALGIELDEESMKKVTERIIALGDKKEVVTQDDLPYIISDVLKHNDKEQPIRILNYSLSLAQGLRPVAVIKMEIHGIQYEETAIGDGQYDAFMKALRKIYKVHLKQPFPMLTNYMVDIPPGGRTDAFVQTIITWNHNGHTFKTRGLDADQTEAAIQATLKMLNQISMNNF, encoded by the coding sequence ATGCAGATCGAAATATTAGATACTACCTTACGCGACGGAGAACAGACTTCGGGTGTTTCCTTTGCAGTACAGGAAAAATTGAGCATAGCCCGCTTGTTGCTCGAAGAACTGAAAGTAGATCGTATTGAAATCGCATCCGCACGCGTATCAGAAGGTGAATTCGAAGCTGTAAAACGGGTTTGTGACTGGGCCGCTAAACGAGGACATGCCGAAAAAGTGGAAATATTGGGATTTATCGATGGAGGAATTTCGGTAGAATGGATTAAAAAAGCCGGTGGAAAAGTGATCAATTTGTTATGTAAAGGATCTTTGAAACACTGTGAACAACAATTGCGAAAAACACCTTTCCAACATATCGAAGATATAAAAAAGGTCATAAATCAGGCTATAGCAAACAAACTGTCGGTAAATATCTATCTGGAGGACTGGTCGAACGGTATGTCCCAATCTCCGGAATATGTTTACTCACTGATAGAAACATTGCATACCGAGCCAATAAAAAGATTTATGTTACCCGATACACTCGGAGTTTTAAATCCTTATCAGACATTTGAATTTTGTCGTGATATGGTAAAAAAGTATCCCGGCTTGCATTTCGATTTTCATGCACATAACGATTATGATTTAGCTGTAGCTAATGTATTTTCAGCTGTAAAAGCTGGAGTGAAAGGCATACACTGCACAATCAACGGACTCGGTGAGAGAGCCGGTAATGCTCCCCTATCCAGTGTATTAGCCGTATTACACGATCAGTTAAATATACATACACATATCGCTGAAAACAAAGTCAATCAGGTAAGCCGGGTAGTAGAATCATATTCGGGTATACGAATTCCGGCAAACAAACCGGTTATCGGAGAACATGTATTTACACAATGTGCCGGGGTGCATGCCGATGGAGACAGTAAAAATAATTTATATTTCAACGAACTGTTACCTGAAAGATTCGGGCGTACTCGTGAATATGCTTTGGGAAAAACTTCAGGAAAAGCTAACATCCGTAAAAATCTCGAAGCATTAGGAATCGAACTCGATGAAGAATCGATGAAAAAAGTAACTGAGCGTATTATCGCTCTCGGAGATAAAAAAGAAGTCGTTACTCAAGACGATCTTCCTTATATTATCTCGGATGTCTTAAAACATAACGATAAAGAACAACCCATACGCATTCTCAATTATTCCCTTTCACTGGCTCAGGGATTAAGACCTGTAGCGGTAATAAAAATGGAAATACATGGAATACAATACGAAGAAACTGCTATCGGAGACGGACAATACGATGCTTTTATGAAAGCTTTACGAAAAATATATAAGGTACATTTAAAACAACCGTTTCCTATGCTAACGAACTATATGGTAGATATCCCCCCCGGAGGGCGTACCGATGCTTTTGTACAAACGATCATTACCTGGAATCATAACGGACATACATTTAAAACACGTGGACTCGATGCCGACCAAACGGAAGCTGCCATACAAGCAACCCTCAAAATGTTGAACCAGATATCTATGAATAATTTTTAA
- the leuD gene encoding 3-isopropylmalate dehydratase small subunit — protein sequence MTDKFVKITSTCVPLPMENIDTDQIIPARFLKATTREGFGENLFRDWRYDKGGNPIPEFVLNNPTYSGTVLVAGKNFGSGSSREHAAWAVGGYGFKVVVSSFFADIFKNNALNNCVLPVVVSEKFLAILFEAIDKDPKTTVTVDLENQTITNNSNGTSESFDINPYKKNCLLNGYDDIDYLLSQKDKIENWEKKNS from the coding sequence ATGACCGATAAATTTGTAAAAATAACATCCACCTGTGTTCCTCTTCCTATGGAAAATATCGACACAGATCAAATAATACCAGCTCGTTTCCTTAAAGCGACAACCCGAGAAGGTTTCGGTGAGAATCTATTTCGTGACTGGAGATATGATAAAGGAGGCAATCCTATACCCGAATTCGTTTTAAATAACCCTACTTATTCAGGAACTGTACTGGTAGCAGGGAAAAACTTCGGCAGCGGATCAAGCCGTGAACATGCCGCATGGGCCGTAGGAGGATATGGTTTTAAAGTCGTAGTATCGAGTTTTTTCGCCGATATTTTTAAAAACAATGCTCTTAACAACTGTGTTTTACCGGTAGTCGTGTCAGAAAAATTCTTGGCAATACTCTTCGAAGCAATCGACAAAGATCCAAAAACGACCGTAACAGTAGACCTCGAAAACCAAACTATTACCAACAACAGTAACGGAACATCTGAGTCTTTCGACATAAATCCATATAAAAAAAATTGTCTCCTCAACGGTTATGATGACATCGACTATCTGTTGAGTCAAAAAGATAAGATCGAAAATTGGGAGAAAAAAAATTCCTGA
- the leuC gene encoding 3-isopropylmalate dehydratase large subunit, with product MKTLFDKIWDSHIVSTVEGGPTQLYIDRHYCHEVTSPQAFNGLRERKLKVFRPEKTTCSPDHNIPTLNQDKPITDPVSKKQVEELTRNAQEFGIELFGLGHEKNGIIHVIGPENGLTQPGMTIVCGDSHTSTHGAFGAVAFGIGTSEVEMVLASQCILQPKPKKMRITIDGKLGKGVTAKDIALYVISKMTTGGATGYFVEFAGETIRSLSMEERMTVCNLSIEMGARGGMIAPDETTFAYMKGREFAPQGEEWEKAVARWKKLKSDDDAIFDKEVNFDAADIAPRITYGTNPGMGMGIQECIPELSNIDDAGKISFEKSLAYMGFKPGEKIMGKPIDYVFLGSCTNGRIEDFRAFTHFVKGHKKADNVIVWLVPGSWKVEKQIRTEGLDKILAEAGFELRQPGCSACLAMNDDKVPAGKYAVSTSNRNFEGRQGPGARTILAGPLVAAAAAITGKITDPRDFL from the coding sequence ATGAAAACATTATTCGACAAAATCTGGGACTCACACATAGTATCTACAGTAGAAGGCGGTCCCACCCAATTATATATCGACCGGCATTATTGCCATGAAGTTACAAGTCCGCAGGCCTTTAACGGACTACGCGAGCGTAAACTCAAAGTTTTCCGCCCCGAAAAAACAACCTGTTCCCCCGACCACAATATCCCTACACTCAATCAGGACAAACCCATAACCGATCCCGTATCGAAAAAACAAGTAGAAGAACTCACTCGTAACGCTCAAGAGTTCGGCATCGAATTATTTGGTCTGGGACATGAAAAAAATGGAATTATACATGTAATCGGTCCTGAAAACGGACTTACCCAACCGGGAATGACAATTGTTTGCGGAGATAGCCACACTTCTACTCACGGAGCTTTCGGAGCGGTAGCTTTCGGTATAGGAACCAGTGAAGTAGAAATGGTATTGGCTTCACAATGCATATTACAGCCCAAACCGAAAAAAATGCGTATTACAATAGACGGAAAACTCGGAAAAGGTGTCACTGCAAAAGATATCGCATTATATGTAATTTCTAAAATGACGACTGGAGGAGCTACGGGCTATTTTGTAGAGTTCGCAGGAGAAACCATCCGTTCTTTAAGTATGGAAGAGCGAATGACCGTGTGCAACCTAAGCATAGAAATGGGTGCCCGCGGTGGTATGATCGCCCCTGATGAAACGACATTTGCTTACATGAAAGGGCGGGAATTCGCACCTCAAGGCGAAGAATGGGAAAAAGCCGTTGCCCGCTGGAAAAAACTGAAGAGCGATGATGATGCAATATTCGATAAAGAAGTTAATTTCGACGCTGCAGATATCGCTCCTCGCATTACTTACGGGACAAATCCGGGAATGGGAATGGGTATACAGGAATGCATCCCTGAATTAAGCAACATCGATGACGCAGGGAAAATCTCTTTCGAAAAATCATTGGCTTATATGGGATTCAAACCTGGCGAGAAAATAATGGGAAAACCTATCGACTATGTTTTCTTGGGAAGTTGCACTAATGGACGTATCGAAGACTTCAGAGCATTTACCCATTTTGTAAAAGGACATAAAAAAGCCGACAATGTTATCGTATGGTTAGTTCCTGGATCATGGAAAGTCGAAAAACAAATACGCACCGAAGGGTTAGATAAAATTTTGGCCGAAGCAGGATTCGAATTACGACAACCGGGTTGTTCGGCTTGTCTGGCTATGAACGATGATAAAGTACCGGCAGGAAAATATGCCGTATCCACATCGAACCGAAATTTTGAAGGAAGACAAGGACCCGGAGCCCGTACGATTCTGGCAGGGCCCTTAGTAGCCGCAGCTGCAGCTATAACCGGAAAAATAACCGATCCCAGAGATTTTTTATGA
- a CDS encoding 2-isopropylmalate synthase has protein sequence MSDKLFIFDTTLRDGEQVPGCQLNTVEKIQVAKALEELGVDIIEAGFPVSSPGDFKSVVEISRAVTWPTICALTRAVENDIKVAAEALQYAKHKRIHTGIGTSDSHIKYKFNSTREEIIERAVAAVKYAKKYVEDVQFYAEDAGRTDNEYLARVVEAVVKAGATVINIPDTTGYCLPEEFGQKIRFLKENVRGIDNVVIATHCHNDLGMATANTISGILNGARQAEVTINGIGERAGNTSLEEVAMIFKSHREKNIETNINTQKIYGISRMVSSLMNMPVQPNKAIVGRNAFAHSSGIHQDGVLKNRESYEIIDPKDVGIDENSIVLTARSGRAALKHRLHILGVDLDKEKLDKAYEDFLKLADRKKDINDDDVLMLVGKHRSENARIHLEYLQVTSGVGVQSVASVCLSIAGEKFEAAASGNGPVDAAINAVKQIIHRKMTVQEFLIQAITKGSDDVGKVHITVSYEGTHYYGFSANTDIIAASVEAFIDAINKFVI, from the coding sequence ATGTCAGACAAATTATTTATTTTCGACACCACTCTGAGAGATGGTGAACAGGTTCCGGGATGCCAATTGAATACAGTTGAAAAAATTCAGGTAGCCAAAGCTCTCGAAGAGCTGGGTGTAGATATTATCGAAGCCGGATTCCCTGTTTCGAGTCCGGGAGATTTCAAATCGGTAGTCGAAATTTCAAGAGCCGTTACTTGGCCCACGATATGTGCACTTACCCGTGCTGTAGAAAACGATATAAAAGTGGCAGCCGAAGCCCTGCAATATGCAAAACATAAAAGAATACATACAGGTATAGGAACCTCCGATTCACACATTAAGTACAAATTCAATTCTACCCGAGAAGAAATTATCGAACGGGCTGTCGCAGCAGTAAAATATGCAAAAAAATATGTTGAAGATGTACAATTTTACGCTGAAGACGCCGGACGTACCGATAACGAATATCTGGCACGTGTGGTAGAAGCCGTGGTAAAAGCCGGAGCGACTGTTATCAATATACCCGATACAACAGGATATTGCCTACCTGAAGAATTCGGACAAAAAATACGCTTTCTTAAAGAAAATGTAAGAGGCATTGACAATGTCGTAATAGCCACACATTGTCACAACGATTTAGGTATGGCTACGGCTAATACGATCTCAGGAATTCTCAACGGCGCCCGTCAGGCTGAAGTAACGATAAACGGTATCGGGGAGAGAGCCGGAAACACCTCTCTCGAAGAAGTAGCTATGATTTTTAAAAGCCACCGCGAAAAAAATATCGAAACCAACATAAATACACAGAAAATTTACGGAATCAGTCGTATGGTTTCCAGTTTAATGAATATGCCTGTACAGCCCAACAAAGCGATTGTAGGCAGAAATGCATTCGCTCATTCTTCTGGAATCCATCAGGATGGAGTACTTAAAAACAGAGAAAGCTATGAAATCATCGACCCGAAAGATGTAGGTATCGATGAAAACTCGATCGTATTGACAGCCCGTAGCGGACGAGCTGCATTGAAACATCGCTTGCATATACTGGGGGTAGATCTCGATAAAGAAAAACTCGATAAAGCCTACGAGGATTTCCTTAAACTGGCCGATCGTAAAAAAGATATCAACGATGATGATGTACTCATGCTTGTAGGAAAACACCGCTCGGAAAATGCCCGTATCCATCTCGAATACTTACAGGTAACCTCGGGAGTCGGAGTACAGTCCGTCGCCAGCGTATGCCTTAGTATCGCCGGTGAGAAATTCGAAGCTGCCGCTTCTGGTAACGGGCCGGTAGATGCAGCAATCAATGCCGTAAAACAGATCATACATCGGAAAATGACCGTACAGGAATTTCTTATCCAAGCTATAACTAAAGGAAGCGATGACGTAGGAAAAGTACATATTACCGTATCATACGAAGGAACTCATTATTACGGATTTTCGGCCAATACCGATATTATTGCGGCTTCGGTAGAAGCATTTATCGATGCAATTAATAAATTTGTAATATAA
- a CDS encoding sigma-70 family RNA polymerase sigma factor gives MRQLKITKSITNRESASLDKYLQEIGREDLITVEEEVELAQRIKKGDRVALEKLTRANLRFVVSVAKQYQNQGLSLPDLINEGNLGLIKAAEKFDETRGFKFISYAVWWIRQSILQALAEQSRIVRLPLNQVGSLNKISKAFSKFEQENERRPSPEELADELDIPVDKISDTMKVSGRHISVDAPFVEGEDNSLLDVLINDDSPIADRSLINESLAKEIDRALATLTERESDIIKMFFGIGCQEMTLEEIGDKFGLTRERVRQIKEKAIRRLRQSSRSKLLKTYLG, from the coding sequence ATGAGACAACTAAAAATTACAAAATCAATTACAAACAGGGAGAGTGCTTCTCTTGACAAGTATCTTCAGGAAATCGGACGCGAAGACTTGATCACGGTCGAAGAAGAGGTAGAACTCGCTCAACGCATTAAGAAAGGCGACAGAGTAGCTTTAGAAAAACTTACTCGGGCTAATCTGCGTTTCGTTGTTTCGGTTGCCAAGCAATATCAGAATCAAGGGTTAAGTCTGCCGGACTTAATTAACGAGGGAAATCTCGGACTGATAAAGGCTGCTGAAAAATTTGACGAAACCCGCGGATTCAAATTTATTTCTTATGCCGTTTGGTGGATTCGCCAATCGATTCTTCAAGCCTTGGCAGAACAATCGCGTATCGTTCGCCTTCCACTCAATCAGGTAGGTTCACTGAACAAAATCAGTAAAGCCTTCTCTAAATTCGAGCAGGAAAATGAGCGCCGCCCTTCTCCGGAAGAACTTGCCGACGAATTGGACATTCCCGTAGATAAGATTTCGGATACGATGAAAGTATCAGGTCGTCATATCTCGGTAGATGCCCCTTTTGTCGAAGGAGAAGATAATAGCTTACTCGATGTACTGATCAACGACGATTCACCAATCGCCGACCGTTCACTCATCAATGAGTCCCTTGCAAAAGAAATTGACAGAGCTCTTGCTACTTTAACCGAAAGAGAAAGTGATATAATCAAAATGTTTTTCGGTATTGGATGTCAGGAAATGACACTGGAAGAAATCGGCGATAAATTCGGCCTCACAAGAGAGCGCGTACGCCAGATTAAAGAAAAAGCCATCAGAAGATTAAGACAAAGTTCACGTAGCAAACTGCTGAAAACTTATTTGGGATAA